The Arachis hypogaea cultivar Tifrunner chromosome 14, arahy.Tifrunner.gnm2.J5K5, whole genome shotgun sequence genome has a segment encoding these proteins:
- the LOC140178705 gene encoding uncharacterized protein, which yields MADFIAEMTPGNPTLETRKLHVDDSSNTTSGGAGVILESQNGIVIEQSVRYEFPISNNQTEYEALLAGLTLAREIGAKILEVCSDSQVVSSQVNGDYQTRDPLLQQYLTKVNKLKEEFIRVTIQHVPMKRNARQTSSRNWPAPSRDKVTGR from the coding sequence ATGGCAGATTTCATCGCCGAGATGACGCCAGGAAATCCCACCCTCGAAACTAGGAAGCTACACGTAGATGACTCATCAAACACCACCTCCGGAGGAGCTGGAGTGATACTCGAAAGCCAAAACGGGATTGTAATCGAACAATCTGTCAGGTACGAGTTTCCGATCTCAAACAACCAAACAGAATACGAGGCTCTATTGGCCGGCTTAACTCTAGCCAGGGAGATCGGGGCAAAAATCTTGGAGGTatgcagcgactcacaggtagtcagcTCCCAAGTTAACGGAGACTACCAAACACGAGACCCCTTGCTCCAACAGTACCTCACCAAAGTAAACAAGCTAAAGGAAGAATTCATACGTGTAACCATACAGCACGTCCCCATGAAACGAAATGCTAGACAAACCTCCTCTCGAAACTGGCCAGCACCAAGCCGGGACAAGGTAACCGGTCGCTAA